The DNA sequence GTAGGCGAGCACCTGCTCGTCGGTGCCCGGCGGCAACGCCAGCCGCGCGCCGGTGGTGCTGGCCAGCGCGCCGCTGGTCGGTCGCGACGGGTCGAGCTGCTTCGCGAGTTTCCCGGTCTTCAGGTACATCTCCGTGGTCCCGGTCGCCTCGTTGACGCGGGTGCCCCACACGACGATGCTCGGGTGGTTGCGGTCCCGCACGACCATCGCCGAGACGTCCCGCAGGTTCTGCTGCTGCCACGCGGCGTCGCCGACGCGGCCCCAGCCGGGGATCTCCTCCCAGACCAGCAGGCCCAGCTCGTCGCACGCGTCGAGGAACGCGCTCGACTGCGGGTAGTGCGAGCAGCGGACCATCGTGCAGTTCAGCTCGCGGCGCAGGATCTCGGCGTCGCGCCGCTGGACCCGGTCGGGCATCGCGCCGCCGGCGAACGGGTACCACTGGTGGCGGTTGAGCCCGAGCAGCTTGAGCCGGCTGCCGTTGAGGAAGAAGCCGTCCGGGGTGAACCTGGCTTCGCGGAACCCGACGCGCACCACGCGCTGGTCGAGCCGCCGCGGCCCGGAGCGCACGCTCACCGTGACGTCGCACAGCGCGGGGTCCTCGACGTCCCACAGCCGGACGGCGCCGAGCCCGCCGACGTCGAAGGTGACGGTCTTCGTCCCGACGGGCATCGGCCCGAGGGTCGTGGCGCCCTGGGCCAGTTCCCGGCCCGCCTGGCTCACCGACGCGGTGAGCTGCAGCGGCTCGCCGATCGCGGCGGTCGTGTCCAGCTCGCAGGTCAGGCGCAGCGACCGGGCCGGGCCCAGGACGTCGGTGGGGCACGCGAAGACGTCGGTGAGGCGGGTGCGCGGCACCGTGCCGATCGTGGCCGGGCGGTAGATCCCGGCCGGCTGGTAGAAGTCGATCACCGACGGGCCGGCCAGCCGCGGCAGGTTGGGCGGGACGTCGAGCTGCCACCGCCCGTCGACCACCACGGCGAGGATGTTGTCGCCCGCCGTGACCTGCGGCAGCTCCACTTCGAACGGCAGGTAACCGCCGTTGTGGGAGGTGACGAGCGTGCCGTTGAGGTAGACGGTCGCGTTGGTCATGACGCCGTCGAACCGGGCCCGCACGCGCTCGGACGCCATCGCCGGGGAGACCGTGAAGTGCTTGCGGTAGATCCACCGGTCCTGCCACGACTCCGGGTCCCAGCCGGTCCACGACAACGGCGTCACGCAGTGGGGGAGCTGGACGGGCGAAAGGTCTTCTTCGTCGAAGTCGGCGTCGGCACAGCCGTCCTCGTACCGCCCGAACAGCCAGAAATCGCCCAGCCGCACGGCATCCGGGTCCGGTTCCCCCATCCCGGCGGACCCGGCGACGGTGGCCCCCACGACGGCGGCGCCGAGCGCGGCCCCGCTCGCGGCGAGAAACCCGCGCCGCGAAAGCCGCCTTCCGTCCGCCATGCCGACCTCCGAGCTCGGGCGAGCACCGTGGCTCGATGAGCTCCAGTGTGTCCCCAACGGACCCACTGTGGCATCGCACCTGATCAACACGGCATTACGGGGGGCAGGTCAGCGCAGGGTCGAGGTACGGACCACCAATTCCGGGGTGAACACGACCTGACGGTGTTCGTGGCCGGTTTCGGTCGTTTCGGCCAGCAGGAGCTCCGCGGCGGTGCGGCCGAGGCGGTGGCGGGGCTGGCGGACCGACGTCAGCGGGACCGCGGCCGCCGCGGCGAACTCGATGTCGTCGTAGCCCACGATCGCCAGGTCCTCCGGGACGCGCATGCGCAGGGTGGCGCAGGTCTGCAGCAGGCCGAGGGCGACCAGGTCGTTGGCGCAGAACGCGGCGGTCGGGCGGATCGCCGCGGGCAGGCCGGCCAGGCGCTCGCCGGCGCCGCGGCCGTCGGCGACGGTCAGCGCCGTCGTCGTGAGGTCGACCAGGCGGTCCGGGGCCAGGCCGGCCGCGGCCAGCGCGCGCAACGCGCCCTGACGCCGGTCGCGCACCTGGCCGACCGTCGTGTGGTTGCCGATGAACGCGATCCGCTCGTGGCCCTGCTCGATCAGGTGCCGCACGGCGATCTCGCCGCCGTAGACGTCGTCGACGGCGACGGAACAGTGCTCGGTGCCATCCGGCGTGCGGTCCACGACGACCACCGGTGTGCCGCGGCGGGCGATCTCGCGCAGCAGCGGCGCGTCCGGGTCGACGGGCGTGATGAGGATGCCTTGCACGCGCTGCTGTTCGAGCCGGCCGAGGTAGGCCTCTTCCCGGGACGGCTGGTGCGCGCTGTTGCAGAGGAACAGGGAGAGGTCGCTTTCGTCGGCCGCGTCCTCCATGCCGGCCGCGACGTCGGTGAAGAACGGGTTGCTGCCGTCGAGCATCACGTAGGCCAGCACGCGGCTGCGTCCGGCGCGGAGCTGGCGCGCGGACTCGTTGCGCACGAAGCGGAGTTCGGCCATCGCGGCCTCGACCTTCGCGCGCGTGGCGGGACTGACGCGGTCGGGCCGGTTCAGCACGTTGGACACCGTGCCGAGGGAGACGCCCGCGGCCGCGGCGACGTCCTTCATGCCCGCCGCCCTCGACTCGGCGCCGGACTCCTGGACCGTCATCTGACCCCCTCCTGAGCACGCACCGTTGAAACGTAACATCGCCACCAACTGCGCGGTCTTGAAGCCGTTTGGCCACGGTTCAGCCGATGCATTGACTTGTTCTTCGGCTGCATAGTAGCGTCACCGCGCCAGGTTTGTGAAACCTTTCAATGCCCCTTCGAACCGGAGGTCGCGATGACGCGGCAGGACCCGGGCCGAGCCCCTCTGCTGGAGGTGCGCGGCGTGAGCAAGTCGTTCGGCGCCGTCGCGGCGGTCGCCGGAGTGTCGTTCCCCCTGCACGCCGGGGAGGCCCACGCGCTGGTCGGGGAGAACGGCGCCGGCAAGTCCACGATCGTCAAGATGCTCGCCGGGGTGCACAAGCCCGACGACGGCACCTTGCTGCTCGACGGCGAACCGGTTTCGTTCGGCTCCCCGGCCGACGCGAAGGCCGCCGGCATCGCGGTGATCTACCAGGAACCCACTCTGTTCCCGGACCTTTCGGTCGCGGAGAACATCGTGATGGGCCGCCACCCGCGCAAGAGTCTCGGCCGCATCGACCGGGCCGCGATCCGCGCCGAAGCCGACCGGCTGTTCACCCGGCTCGGCGTCCGGATCGACCCGGCGCGCCCGGCTCGCGGCCTGTCGATCGCGGACCAGCAGATCGTGGAGATCGCCAAGGCGCTCAGCGCGGACGCCCGCGTGCTGATCATGGACGAGCCGACCGCCGCGCTGAGCCGCGTCGAGGTCGAGCGCCTGTTCACGGTCGCCCGGACGCTGCGCGAAGAAGGCGCGGCGATCATGTTCATCTCGCACCGCTTCGAGGAGATCACCGAGCTCTGCCAGCGCGTGACGATCATGCGCGACGGCAAGCACGTCTCCACGGACCTCGTCGCCGACGTCACGGTCGACGAAATGGTCCACCGCATGGTCGGGCGTGACCTCGACGCGCTGTTCCCCAAGCAGGACGTCGAACCCGGCGCCGTGGTCCTCGAAGTCGAAGGCCTGGCCCGGGAAGGCGTCTTCCGCGACATCTCCTTCTCGGTGCGCGCCGGCGAGATCGTCGCGTTCGCCGGACTCGTCGGGTCCGGGCGCTCCGAGGTCGTCCAGGCCGTGTTCGGAGTGGACGAACGCGACGCCGGAGTCGTGCGGGTCAACGGGAAGAAGCTCAAGGCGCACTCATCGCGGGCCGCGATGAACGCCGGCATGGCGCTGGTCCCCGAGGACCGGCGCCAGCAGGGCCTGATCATGGACCTCTCGATCGAGCGCAACGTGACGCTGCCGCGCTCCGGCGCCCTCGCGAACTTCGGGTTCCTGAGCGGCGGGAGCGAACGGCAGGAGGCGCGGCACTGGACCGAGCGGCTGCGCACCAAGTACCGCCGCCTCGGCGACCCCGTCGGCACGCTGTCCGGCGGCAACCAGCAGAAGGTCGTGCTGGCCAAGTGGCTCGCGATGGCGCCGAAGGTGCTGATCGTGGACGAACCGACCCGCGGCATCGACGTCGGCACGAAGGCCGAGGTGCACCGGCTGATGTCGTCGCTCGCGGCCGAAGGCGTCGCCGTCGTCATGGTGTCGTCCGAACTGCCGGAGGTGCTGGGCATGGCCGACCGCGTGCTGGTGATGCGGGAGGGGCGGATCGTCGCCGAGCTCCCGCGCGCCGAAGCCACCGAAGACTCGGTCATGTTCGCCGCGATGGGACAGGGGGCCGCCGCGTGAACGCGACCAAGGTGGCCGCACCGCCGCGGGAGTCTTCGAGCGACCGATCGTCGTGGACGGCGAACGTGTTCAAGGCCCGCGAGTCCGGGATCGTGCTCGCGCTGATCGTGCTGGTCGCGTTCACCGCGACGCAGAACTCCCGGTTCCTGTCCGGGCAGAGCATCCGCGACATCCTGCTCGGCACGGCGATCCTCGCGGTGCTGGCCGTCGGGCAGGCGGTCGTGATCATCACCCGCAACATCGACCTGTCGGTCGGGTCCGTGCTCGGCCTCTCGGCGTTCGCCGTCGGTTCCCTGATGCGCGACAACCCGGGCCTGCCGGTGATCGTGGCGGTGCTCGCCGGGATCGCCGTCGGCGCGGTCTGCGGCCTGCTCAACGGCGTGCTCGTCCGGTTCGGCCAGGTGCCGGCGCTGGTCGTCACGCTCGGCACGCTCTACGCCTTCCGCGGGGTCAGCTTCTTCTGGGCCGGCGGCCAGCAGATCAACGCCGACAAGCTGCCTGCGTCCTTCCTGGACTTCGGCACGGCGTCGATCCTCGGGATCCCGTGGCTGGTGCTGATCGCGGTGGTCGTGCTGGTGATCGCCGGGATCGTGCTGCGCAGCTACCGCGCTGGCCGCGAGCTCTACGCCATGGGCTCCAGCCCGCAGGCGGCGAAGCTGGCCGGTATCAAGGTCGGCCGCAACACCAGCGCCGCGTTCCTGGTCAGCGGCGCACTCGCCGGCCTGGCCGGGGTGCTGTTCGCGGCGCGGTTCGGCACGGTGGACGCGGCGGCGGGCACCGGTTACGAGCTGAACGTCGTCGCCGCGGCCGTGGTCGGTGGCGTCGCGGTGTTCGGCGGCAGCGGCTCGGTCTGGGGCGCCGGCCTCGGCGCCCTGCTGCTCACGGTCATCGGCAGCGCCCTGGCCGTGCTCGACATCAACCAGTTCTGGCAGCAGGCGATCGTCGGTGCGCTGATCCTGCTCGCCATCGGCGCCGACCGGCTGGTCGCCGTGCGGGTCGCCAAGGCACTGAAGAAGAGGGATTCCCATGTCTGAACCCGGGAACCGGCTCGGCAGGCTGTTCAGCTGGGACGCCGCCGTCGTGCTCGTGACGGTGGTCGTGGTGCTGGTGGCCTCCGGCGCCGTCGAGAACTTCGGCACCAGCCGCAACTTCACCTTCCTGCTGCTCGACCTGCTGCCGATCGCGCTGATCGCGTTGCCGATGACGTTCATCATCGTCACCGGCGAGATCGACCTCTCGGTGGCGAGCACGCTCGGGCTGACGTCCGCGGTGATGGGCTCGCTGTGGGACGCGGGCCTGTCGATCGAGATGATCATCCCGCTGTGCGTCGTGCTCGGCGCGATCCTCGGCGCCGTGAACGGCTTCTTCGTCACGGTCCTGAAACTGCCCGCCCTCGCCGTCACGATCGGCACGCTCGCGCTGTACCGCGGCCTGGCGTTTGTCGTCCTCGGCGACGGCGCCGTGGCCGACTTCCCGCGCGACTACACGAGCTGGGTCACCGGGACCATCGGCGACGGCCCGATCCCGAACGTCCTGATCCCGCTGATCGTGGTGGCGGCCCTGTTCGGTCTCGTGCTGCACGCGACGCCGATCGGCCGCAGCGTCTTCGCGGCCGGTGCCGGCGAGCAGGCCGCGCGGTTCGCCGGGATCCGCACCGGGCGGCTGAAGTTCTGGCTCTACGTCGTGAGCGGCGCGGTCGCCGGGGTCGCCGGGGTGCTGTGGACGCTGCGCTACTCCAGCGCCCGCGCCGACAACGGCTTCGGCCTCGAACTCGCCGTCGTGGCCGCCGTCCTGCTGGGCGGCGTGTCCATCTTCGGCGGCAAGGGTACCCTGCCCGGCGTCCTCGCCGGCGTGGTGCTGCTGGCCTCCCTGCAGAACGCCCTGCGCCTGCAGGACGTCTCGAACGAGGCGCTCAACATCGTGACCGGCGTGCTCCTGATCGTGTCGGTCCTGCTCCCCAACATCGTGTCCTCGGCCCGAACGGCGCTCCGGCGCCGGAACCGGGCCACAGCTCCCGGCGCGGTATCCCCAGAAAGGTGACGAAGATGTCCCGACGGTTCATCACCGGCGCAGTGTCGGCCGGGCTGGTGCTCGTGCTGGCCGCCTGCAGCGGCACCACGAAGAACGACAGCACCGACGCCGGTGCCCAGCAGTCCACGGCGGCGGCGAACCCGAACGCCGCGGCCAAGGAGGGCGTCAAGATGGCGTTCCTCCCCAAGCAGCTCAACAACCCCTACAGCGACATCGAGGTCAGCGGCGGCAAGACCGCGCTCGACGAGCTGAAGGGCGAGTACAAGCTGGTCGGCCCGAACGACGCGAGCGCGTCGTCGCAGGTCAGCTACATCAACACGCTGATCCAGCAGCAGCAGAACGTGATCGGCATCGCCGCGAACGACCCGAATGCGGTCTGCCCGTCGCTCAATCAAGCCCGCAGCGCCGGCATCAAGGTCGTCGCCTTCGACTCCGACGCCGCCAAGGACTGCCGCGACGTCTTCATCAACCAGGCCACCACCCAGGGCATCGGCGAGGCGCTGGCCAAGCAGGCCAAGGACCTCTCCGGCGGCTCCGGCGAGATCGCGGTCCTGTCCGCGACGCCGAACGCCACCAACCAGAACGCCTGGATCGAGGTCCTCAAGAAGGAGCTCGCCAAGCCGGACTACGCGGGCCTGAAGCTGGACAAGATCGCCTACGGCAACGACGACGACCAGAAGTCGTTCCAGGAGGCCCAGGGCCTGCTGCAGTCGTTCCCGAACCTCAAGGTGATCGTCTCGCCGACCACCGTGGGCATCGCGGCCGCCGCGCGCTACGTCAGCTCGTCGAGCTACAAGGGCAAGGTCGCGGTGACCGGGCTCGGCACGCCGAACCAGATGCGCGCGTTCGTCAAGGACGGCACCGTGAAGCAGTTCGCGCTCTGGAACCCGGCCGACATCGGCTACCTCGCCGCCTACGCCGGCGTCGCGCTCAGCTCCGGCCAGATCAGCGGCAAGGAAGGCGAGAAGTTCAAGGCCGGCAAGCTCGGTGAGTACACCATCGGCGCGAGCGGTGAGATCGTCCTCGGCCCGCCGACGACCTTCGACGCGAACAACATCGACAAGTTCAACTTCTGATCAGCTCCCGCGGCCGGACCGGATCGCCGCCCCGGTCCGGCCGCGGGGTCCACAAAGGACTACGGAAGATGCCCCGATACTGCTTCTGCCTCCAGGTGAAGCCCGAGCGTGCCGCCGAGTACGCCGAGCGGCACCGCGCGGTGTGGCCGGAGATGCGGCAGGCCCTGCGCGACAGCGGCTGGCACAACTACTCGCTCTTCCTGCGCGAGGACGGCCTGCTCATCGGCTACGTCGAAGCCGATGACCTCGCCGCCGCCCAGGCCGCGATGGCCCGCACCGAGGTCAACACCCGCTGGCAGGCGGAGATGGCGGAGTTCTTCACCGGCCTCGACGGCGGCCCACCCGACGAAGGGTTCCGGCTGCTGCAAGAGGTCTTCCACCTCGAAACCACCTCCGTCCGGGAAGGACAGTGATCGTCTTGCGCGACATGACGGCCGTGAAACAGGCCCTGCGGGCGCAGCGCATCGAGACGCCGTCGTGGGCGTACGCCAACTCGGGCACCCGCTTCAAGGTGTTCCCGCAGCCCGGCGTCCCGCGCACGGCCGAGGAGAAGATCGCCGACGCCGCGACCGTGCACCGCTTCACCGGGATCGCGCCGACCGTGGCGCTGCACATCCCGTGGGACCGCGTCGAGGACTACGGCGCCCTCACCGCGTACGCGCGCGACCTCGGCGTCGGGATCGGCGCCATCAACACCAACGTCTTCCAGGACGAGGACTACAAGCTCGGCTCGGTGACCAACCCCGAGGCCGGGATCCGCCGCAAGGCGACCGACCACCTGCTCGAGGCGATCTCCATCATGGACGCCACGGGCTCCCGCGACCTGAAGCTGTGGTTCTCCGACGGCATCAACTACCCGGGCCAGGACGACATCCGCGACCGCCAGGACCGGCTCGCCGCGGCGCTGAAGGAGACCTACGACCGGCTCGGCGACGACCAGCGGATCCTGCTGGAGTACAAGCTGTTCGAGCCCGCCTTCTACGCCACCGACGTCCCCGACTGGGGCACGTCGTACGCGCACTGCATGGAGCTGGGCGAGAAGGCCACGGTCTGCATCGACACCGGTCACCACGCACCCGGCACGAACATCGAGTTCATCGTGGCGTTCCTGCTGCGGGCGGGGAAGCTCGGCGCGTTCGACTTCAACTCGCGCTTCTACGCCGACGACGACCTGATGGCCGGCGCGGCCGACCCGTTCCAGCTGTTCCGGATCATGTACGAGATCGTCCGGGGCGACGCGCTCGACCCGTCCTACGGCATCGCGTTCATGCTCGACCAGTGCCACAACATCGAGGCGAAGATCCCGGCGATCATCCGCTCGGTGCTCAACGTCCAGGAGGCGACGGCCAAGGCGCTGCTCGTCGACCGGGACGAGCTGCGCGTCGCCCAGCTGGCGGGCAACGTCCTCGAAGCCAACGCCGTCCTGATGGACGCCTACAACACCGACGTCCGGCCGCTGCTGGCCGAACTCCGCGAGGAAGCCGGGCTCGACCCGGACCCCGTCGCGGCCTACCACCGCAGCGGGTACCAGGAGAAGATCGTGGCCGAGCGCGCCGGCGGCACGCAGGCCGGATGGGGAGCATGAGCATGACGGTGTCGGAACAGCTCATCGCGCGCAGCAACGCGCTCGGAGCCGACCCGCGGAACACCAACTACGCCGGCGGCAACACCTCGGCCAAGGGCGACGTCACCGACCCGGTGACCGGCGCGCCGACGGAGGTGCTGTGGGTCAAGGGCTCCGGCGGCGACCTCGGCACGCTCAAGGAGTCCGGGCTCGCGGTCCTGCGGCTCGACCGGCTGCGTTCCCTGGTGGACGTCTACCCGGGTGTCGAGCGCGAGGACGAGATGGTCGCCGCGTTCGACTACTGCCTGCACGGCCGGGGCGGCGCCGCACCCTCGATCGACACCGCGATGCACGGGCTCGTCGAAGCCTCGCACGTCGACCACCTGCACCCGGACTCCGGCATCGCCCTGGCCACGGCGGCCGACGGCGCCGCGCTGACCAAGGAGTGCTTCGGCGACCGCGTCGCGTGGGTCGACTGGCGGCGTCCCGGCTTCCAGCTCGGCCTGGACATCGCCGCCGTCAAGGAAGCCAACCCCCAGGCCATCGGCGTCATCCTCGGTGGCCACGGCATCACGGCGTGGGGCGCGACCTCGGAGGAGTGCCAGCGCAACTCCCTGGACATCATCCGCACGGCCGAGGAGTTCCTGGCCGCACGGGGTTCCGCCGAGCCGTTCGGTCCCGTCGTCCCCGGTTTCGAAGCGCTGCCGTCGGTCGAACGCCGGGCTCGGGCTGCCGCGTTGGCCCCGGTGGTCCGCGGGCTCGCGTCGACCGACCAGCGCGTCGTCGGGCACTACACCGACAGCGACGTCGTCCTCGAATTCCTGGCCCGCGAAAAGCTCGCGCCGCTGGCCGCGCTCGGGACGTCCTGCCCGGACCACTTCCTCCGCACCAAGGTCCGGCCGCTCGTCGTCGACCTGCCCAGCTCGGCGCCCCTGGACGACGTCGTCGCGCGGCTGAAGGAACTGCACGCCGAGTACCGCGACGAATACCGCGCCTACTACGAGCGGCACGCGACCCCGGACTCGCCCGCGATGCGCGGCGCCGACCCGGCCATCGTGCTGGTGCCCGGTGTCGGGATGTTCTCCTTCGGCAAGGACAAGCAGACGGCGCGCGTGGCGGGGGAGTTCTACGTCAACGCGATCAACGTCATGCGTGGCGCCGAGTCCGTCTCGACGTACGCCCCGATCGCCGAGAGCGAGAAGTTCCGGATCGAGTACTGGGCCCTCGAAGAAGCCAAGCTCCAGCGGATGCCGAAGCCCAAGCCCCTCGCCGGGCGGATCGCCCTGGTGACCGGCGCGGGTTCGGGCATCGGCAAGGCCATCGCGCTGCGGCTCGCCGCCGAAGGCGCCTGTGTCACGATCGCCGACCTGAACACCGCCGCGGCCGAAGAGGTGGCTTCGGAGATCGACGGTCTCGCGGTCACCGCGGATGTCACCGACGCGGCCGCCGTCCAGGCCGCGATGGACGCGACCGTGCTGGCCTTCGGCGGCATCGACCTGGTGGTCAACAACGCCGGCCTGTCCATCTCGAAGCCGCTGCTGGAGACCACCGAACGCGACTGGGACCTGCAGCACGACGTCATGGCCAAGGGCTCGTTCCTCGTGGCGCGCGCCGCGGCGAAGGCCATGATCGACCAGGACAACGGCGGCGACATCGTCTACATCTCGTCGAAGAACGCCGTGTTCGCGGGCCCCAACAACGTCGCCTACGGCGCGGCCAAGGCCGACCAGGCCCACCAGGTCCGGCTGCTGGCCGCCGAACTCGGCGCGTACGGCATCCGCGTCAACGGCGTCAACCCGGACGGCGTCGTCCAGGGCTCCGGCATCTTCGCCGGCGGCTGGGGCGCCCAACGCGCCGCGGTGTACGGCGTCGAGGAGGCGAAGCTCGGCGAGTTCTACGCCCAGCGCACCATCCTCAAGCGCGAAGTGCTGCCCGAGCACGTCGCGGCCGCGGTGTTCGCCCTCACCGGCGGCGACCTGACCCACACCACCGGCCTGCACGTGCCGGTGGACGCCGGGGTGGCCGCGGCGTTCCTGCGTTAAGGAGAATCGATGTCCCTCGACCGCATCACGCCGCGCAAGACCCGCGTCGGGCTCGTCGCGGGCGGGCTCGGCGCGTACTGGCCACAGTTCCCGAAGCTGCTGCCGCAGCTGCAGGCGTCGGCCCGGCGGGTCGCCGAACGACTGTCCGGAATGGACTGCGAGGTCGTCGACGTCGGGTTCGTGTCCGACGCCCAGGAGGGCGCGGCCGCCGCGGAGAAGCTGCGGGTCGCCGGCTGCGACCTGATCATCGGCTTCCTCACGACGTACCTGACCTCCAGCATGCTGGCGCCGGTCGCCCAGCGCTCGGGGGCGCCGGTGCTGCTGCTGAACCTGCAGCCCACCGAGGCGATGGACCACGAGTCCTTCGACACCGGCGCGTGGCTGGCCTACTGCGGCGCCTGCCCGCTGCCGGAGATGGCCAACACCTTCCGGCGGCTCGGCGTCGAGTTCCGCTCGGTGTCCGGGTACCTGGAGGACACGCGCGCCTGGACGCGGATCGAGCGCTGGATCAAGGCGGCCGGCGTGCGGGCGGCGTTCCGGACCGGCCGCCACGGCCTGCTCGGGCACCTCTACCCGGGCATGATGGACGTCTCGACCGACCCGACGCTCGTGTCCGCCCAGCTCGGCGGGCACGTCGAGATCCTGGAGATCGACGACCTGCGCGTGCGCGTCGAGAAGGTGACCGACAGCGAGACGGCCGACCGCGTCGCCCTGGCCTGCGATGTGTTCACCGTGGACGAGTCCGTTGTGGACGAAGATTTCGCCTGGGGCGCTCGCGTGTCGGTCGCGCTCGACCGGCTCGTCGAGGACTTCTCACTCGACTCGCTGGCCTATTACCACCGCGGACTCGACGGCGAAACCCACGAACGCGTCGGCGCCGGGTTCATCCTCGGCGCGTCCCTGCTCACCGCCCGCGGCATCCCGGCGGTCGGCGAGTACGAGCTGCGGACGTCGCTGGCCATGCTGCTGATGGACCGGCTCGGCGCGGGCGGCTCGTTCACCGAGCTGCAGGCGCTGAACTTCCACGACAACGTGGTCGAGATGGGCCACGACGGCCCGGCGCACCTCGGCATCAGCGCCCGCAAACCGCTGCTGCGCGGCCTCGGCGTCTACCACGGCAAGCGTGGGTGGGGCGTGTCGGTGGAGTTCGACGTCAAGCAGGGTCCGGTGACGTTGTGCGGCCTGGCTCAGGGCCTCGACGGCACGTTCTCGATCGTCGCGTCCGAGGGCACGGTCGTGCCGGGGCCGCTGCTGCGGATCGGCAACACGACCTCGCGCGTCGACTTCGGGTGCGACCCGGGGGAGTGGACCGACGCGTGGTCGGCCAGCGGCATCGCGCACCACTGGGCGCTGGGCACCGGCCACCGCGTCGCCGAGCTG is a window from the Amycolatopsis sp. NBC_00355 genome containing:
- a CDS encoding bifunctional aldolase/short-chain dehydrogenase; the encoded protein is MTVSEQLIARSNALGADPRNTNYAGGNTSAKGDVTDPVTGAPTEVLWVKGSGGDLGTLKESGLAVLRLDRLRSLVDVYPGVEREDEMVAAFDYCLHGRGGAAPSIDTAMHGLVEASHVDHLHPDSGIALATAADGAALTKECFGDRVAWVDWRRPGFQLGLDIAAVKEANPQAIGVILGGHGITAWGATSEECQRNSLDIIRTAEEFLAARGSAEPFGPVVPGFEALPSVERRARAAALAPVVRGLASTDQRVVGHYTDSDVVLEFLAREKLAPLAALGTSCPDHFLRTKVRPLVVDLPSSAPLDDVVARLKELHAEYRDEYRAYYERHATPDSPAMRGADPAIVLVPGVGMFSFGKDKQTARVAGEFYVNAINVMRGAESVSTYAPIAESEKFRIEYWALEEAKLQRMPKPKPLAGRIALVTGAGSGIGKAIALRLAAEGACVTIADLNTAAAEEVASEIDGLAVTADVTDAAAVQAAMDATVLAFGGIDLVVNNAGLSISKPLLETTERDWDLQHDVMAKGSFLVARAAAKAMIDQDNGGDIVYISSKNAVFAGPNNVAYGAAKADQAHQVRLLAAELGAYGIRVNGVNPDGVVQGSGIFAGGWGAQRAAVYGVEEAKLGEFYAQRTILKREVLPEHVAAAVFALTGGDLTHTTGLHVPVDAGVAAAFLR
- a CDS encoding L-fucose/L-arabinose isomerase family protein, coding for MSLDRITPRKTRVGLVAGGLGAYWPQFPKLLPQLQASARRVAERLSGMDCEVVDVGFVSDAQEGAAAAEKLRVAGCDLIIGFLTTYLTSSMLAPVAQRSGAPVLLLNLQPTEAMDHESFDTGAWLAYCGACPLPEMANTFRRLGVEFRSVSGYLEDTRAWTRIERWIKAAGVRAAFRTGRHGLLGHLYPGMMDVSTDPTLVSAQLGGHVEILEIDDLRVRVEKVTDSETADRVALACDVFTVDESVVDEDFAWGARVSVALDRLVEDFSLDSLAYYHRGLDGETHERVGAGFILGASLLTARGIPAVGEYELRTSLAMLLMDRLGAGGSFTELQALNFHDNVVEMGHDGPAHLGISARKPLLRGLGVYHGKRGWGVSVEFDVKQGPVTLCGLAQGLDGTFSIVASEGTVVPGPLLRIGNTTSRVDFGCDPGEWTDAWSASGIAHHWALGTGHRVAELTAVADLLGLELTVVRA